One window from the genome of Hyalangium ruber encodes:
- a CDS encoding type II secretion system protein GspG, with product MTPYPSLSRQPSRLLAQLALVVSYAVGCLTLVSLLSFGLAVLHGCFHRNGRVDRAQLDIKNIQLALKLYRQHQGRYPSTEEGLRALVQAQALESLPRDPWNFEYHYALRGGAPQIWSLGADGAPGGEGRDADIFSRPPPP from the coding sequence ATGACGCCCTACCCCAGCCTTTCACGCCAGCCTTCCCGGCTCCTGGCGCAGCTCGCCCTCGTGGTGAGCTATGCCGTGGGCTGCCTCACCCTGGTGAGCCTGCTCTCCTTCGGCTTGGCGGTCTTGCACGGCTGCTTCCATCGAAACGGGCGGGTGGATCGCGCCCAGCTCGACATCAAGAACATCCAGCTCGCGCTCAAGCTCTACCGGCAGCACCAGGGACGCTATCCCTCGACCGAGGAGGGCCTGCGGGCGCTCGTCCAAGCCCAAGCGCTCGAATCTCTCCCGAGAGACCCATGGAACTTCGAGTACCACTATGCCCTGCGCGGAGGTGCGCCCCAGATCTGGAGCCTCGGAGCGGACGGAGCCCCCGGGGGAGAAGGGCGCGACGCCGACATCTTCAGCCGGCCCCCTCCTCCCTGA
- a CDS encoding pyridoxal phosphate-dependent aminotransferase, whose translation MALDLTQLPKRDDANVGTMARGLVGSEILRIAAEIRELTAQGRKVCNLTVGDFSPREFPIPASLGQGIANALQAGETNYPPSDGVLDLRQSVQRFYERILGVKYPLEGIVIAGGARPIIYGTYRAVLDAGDTVIYPVPSWNNNHYTHMMGAKEIVVATHPDQGFMPTVEQLAPHLPQARLLCLCSPLNPTGTMISAEALQAICERVVAENRARQSRGQKPLILMYDHIYWTLSFGQAKHVTPVTLVPEVAQYTVFVDGISKAFASTGLRVGWGVGPPSIISRMRDVLGHVGAWAPKPEQVATARVLDDVAGTDEFLKTMRLRVDERLEALYQGIARMREAGLPVRAIAPQGAIYLSVQFDLVGKAGLQSNDAIRKMLLEKASFGVVPFQAFGLKDDTGWFRLSVGAVSMAEIQDALPRLEAAIRATLSAA comes from the coding sequence ATGGCCCTTGATCTCACCCAACTTCCCAAGCGGGACGACGCCAACGTTGGCACCATGGCGCGCGGCCTCGTCGGCAGCGAGATCCTCCGCATCGCGGCGGAGATTCGTGAGCTGACCGCGCAAGGCCGCAAGGTGTGCAACCTCACCGTGGGCGACTTCAGCCCGCGCGAGTTCCCCATCCCCGCCTCGCTGGGCCAGGGCATCGCCAACGCGCTCCAGGCAGGCGAGACCAACTACCCGCCCTCGGACGGCGTGTTGGACCTGCGCCAGAGCGTGCAGCGCTTCTACGAGCGCATCCTGGGCGTGAAGTACCCGCTGGAGGGCATCGTCATCGCTGGCGGCGCGCGCCCCATCATCTATGGCACCTACCGCGCGGTGCTGGATGCGGGCGACACCGTCATCTACCCGGTGCCCTCGTGGAACAACAACCACTACACGCACATGATGGGGGCGAAGGAAATCGTCGTCGCCACCCACCCCGACCAGGGCTTCATGCCCACGGTGGAGCAACTTGCCCCGCACCTGCCCCAGGCGCGGCTGCTATGCCTCTGTAGCCCGCTCAACCCCACCGGGACGATGATCTCCGCCGAGGCGCTGCAGGCCATCTGCGAGCGCGTCGTCGCCGAGAACCGCGCGCGCCAGAGCCGGGGCCAGAAGCCGCTCATCCTGATGTACGACCACATCTACTGGACGCTCAGCTTCGGCCAGGCCAAGCACGTCACCCCGGTGACGCTGGTGCCCGAGGTGGCGCAGTACACGGTGTTCGTGGATGGCATCTCCAAGGCGTTCGCCTCCACGGGCCTGCGCGTGGGGTGGGGCGTGGGCCCGCCGTCCATCATCTCGCGCATGCGCGATGTGCTGGGGCACGTGGGGGCGTGGGCACCCAAGCCCGAGCAGGTGGCCACCGCGCGTGTGCTGGATGACGTGGCCGGCACCGACGAGTTCCTGAAGACGATGCGGCTCCGGGTGGACGAGCGGCTGGAGGCTCTCTACCAGGGCATCGCCCGGATGCGCGAGGCGGGGCTGCCGGTGCGCGCGATTGCTCCCCAGGGCGCCATCTACCTGTCGGTGCAGTTCGACCTGGTGGGCAAGGCGGGGCTGCAGAGCAACGACGCCATCCGGAAGATGCTGCTGGAGAAGGCCAGCTTCGGGGTGGTGCCCTTCCAGGCGTTCGGCCTGAAGGACGACACGGGCTGGTTCCGACTCTCGGTGGGCGCCGTCT
- a CDS encoding efflux RND transporter periplasmic adaptor subunit, with amino-acid sequence MRQVPGGRPDASGKCYRTGILLGALVAAMVGCDGQKAEAPAAPQAEAPVALSAENVTRAEVRKLESGPVISGSLQARRAATLRAEVGGALLEMKVEQGQAVKRGELLARIDDATLQDQLIAARSAARVAENALQVSKAEEERNGKLAQAGVITQRDFDRVKLAREQAEAQLSEAQARLALSQEQLARTRISAPFDGAVSERQANAGDVIAPGTPLVTVVDPTSLRLEAAVPAEHAGKLQAGTPVDFRVSGYGDQGFTGKIERVNPVVDPTTGQVRIYVAIPNVEQSLLAGLFAQGRVASESREALSVPVGAVDLRTASPTVLRVKDGKVERAQVELGLRDDVAQRVEVRSGLQAGDVVVMGSARELAEGTRVEVAQAPAQPAQPTQGLTPPTPR; translated from the coding sequence ATGCGACAGGTTCCGGGAGGGAGGCCTGATGCCTCCGGGAAGTGCTACCGGACGGGCATTCTGCTGGGGGCGTTGGTGGCCGCCATGGTGGGCTGCGACGGCCAGAAGGCAGAGGCCCCCGCCGCGCCGCAGGCCGAGGCGCCGGTGGCGCTGAGCGCGGAGAACGTGACGCGCGCGGAGGTGCGCAAGCTGGAGAGTGGCCCGGTCATCTCCGGCTCCCTGCAGGCGCGCCGCGCGGCCACCCTGCGCGCCGAGGTCGGCGGCGCCCTGTTGGAGATGAAGGTGGAGCAGGGCCAAGCGGTCAAGCGCGGCGAGCTGCTGGCTCGCATCGACGACGCCACCCTGCAGGATCAGCTCATCGCCGCGCGCTCCGCGGCGCGGGTCGCGGAGAACGCGCTCCAGGTGTCCAAGGCCGAGGAGGAGCGCAACGGGAAGCTGGCCCAGGCGGGCGTCATCACCCAGCGGGACTTCGATCGGGTGAAGCTGGCGCGCGAGCAGGCCGAGGCTCAGCTCTCCGAGGCCCAGGCGCGCCTGGCGCTCTCGCAGGAGCAGCTCGCCCGCACCCGCATCAGCGCTCCCTTCGACGGCGCGGTGAGCGAGCGCCAGGCGAACGCGGGCGACGTCATCGCCCCGGGCACTCCGCTGGTCACCGTGGTGGACCCCACGAGCCTGCGGCTGGAGGCGGCCGTCCCCGCCGAGCACGCTGGCAAGCTCCAGGCCGGCACTCCCGTGGACTTCCGCGTCTCGGGCTACGGGGACCAGGGCTTCACGGGGAAGATCGAGCGCGTCAACCCGGTGGTGGATCCGACCACCGGGCAGGTACGCATCTACGTCGCCATTCCGAACGTCGAGCAGTCGCTGCTGGCCGGGCTGTTCGCCCAAGGGCGCGTGGCCTCGGAGTCTCGCGAGGCGCTCTCGGTGCCGGTGGGCGCGGTGGACCTGCGCACGGCCTCGCCCACGGTGCTGCGGGTGAAGGACGGCAAGGTGGAGCGCGCACAGGTGGAGCTGGGCCTGCGCGACGATGTGGCGCAGCGCGTGGAGGTCCGCTCCGGCCTCCAGGCGGGGGACGTGGTGGTGATGGGCTCGGCGCGTGAGCTGGCCGAGGGCACGCGCGTGGAGGTGGCGCAGGCCCCGGCGCAACCGGCGCAGCCGACGCAGGGCCTCACCCCACCCACGCCGCGCTGA
- a CDS encoding peptidoglycan-binding domain-containing protein has protein sequence MPSMLPVLGLSTPCGAFSCLKQGASSPEVEYLQRQLQVAGFNPGHVDGLFGPKTKAAVMAFQRARGLEVDGIAGPRLWAALDVQRGSGQRPVLKRGLSEPVVEVIQKLLAAHGFDPGTKDGIFGPKTERAVLAFQRAMGLEADGVVGPKTWSALSGMVLPQRSVA, from the coding sequence ATGCCCTCCATGCTTCCTGTCCTCGGGTTGTCCACCCCCTGCGGGGCCTTCTCCTGTCTCAAACAGGGCGCCAGCAGTCCGGAGGTCGAGTACCTCCAGCGCCAGCTCCAGGTAGCGGGTTTCAACCCGGGACACGTCGATGGCCTCTTCGGCCCGAAGACAAAAGCCGCGGTGATGGCCTTCCAGCGCGCCCGGGGCCTCGAGGTGGACGGCATCGCCGGCCCCCGGCTGTGGGCGGCGCTCGATGTGCAGCGCGGCTCGGGGCAGCGCCCGGTGCTCAAGCGCGGGCTGAGCGAGCCGGTGGTCGAGGTGATTCAGAAGCTGCTGGCCGCGCACGGGTTCGACCCGGGCACCAAGGACGGCATCTTCGGCCCGAAGACGGAGCGCGCCGTGCTCGCCTTCCAGCGGGCCATGGGCCTGGAGGCCGACGGCGTGGTGGGCCCCAAGACGTGGAGCGCCCTGAGCGGCATGGTCCTGCCACAGCGCTCGGTGGCCTGA
- a CDS encoding 4-alpha-glucanotransferase, with protein MAVGLSSEESRKLVAAALDALDVRNLVLSIHDPSFPSEPDEDTGRGSPYTRGAARFLAFARELGFNGIQLGPQGQTSESNASPYDATLFSRNVLNVPLANLTQEEGGRLLSPERLAALISSRPTAAGPGERYRYAFRASYAALDEAWSTFQRERTRADARPALREMARRFEDFEKEHRGWLRRDALFEALCVEHGQRDWRRWAGQGEAALDARLYAPELGEEAASDARRQALRVKYAELLERYAFHQFLVHSAHDELRARSAQAGLKLYGDLQIGFSLEDAWSWQGLFLRTYLMGAPPSRTNPEGQPWNYPVLDPNRFFEPREGASPEHRAGPVLRFMDARMDKMLGEYDGIRIDHPHGLVCPWVYRVELPDRLRAVQTGARLFDSPDLIDHPELARYAIATPEQLDPSAPRHGDGWVRTLTPEQVRQYSVLFDTIVTSARRHGRQLTDLLGEVLSTQPYPLQRVLAQYGLGRFRVTQKANLKDPTDVYRSENAAPEDWVMVGTHDTPPLWRVAAAWREAGTDRAQAEYLAWRLHPEPEGREAFARQLVEEPGLLVQAKFADLFASRARNVMIFFSDLLGLHDVYNAPGTVNEENWTLRVPSDYPREYREKRARHAALNLPKALALALRAGGTDSRVRHRELIEGLERLAAEP; from the coding sequence TTGGCAGTGGGCTTGAGCAGCGAAGAGTCCCGGAAGCTGGTCGCCGCGGCCCTGGATGCGCTGGACGTGCGCAACCTGGTGCTGAGCATCCACGATCCGAGCTTCCCCAGTGAACCGGATGAGGACACCGGCCGTGGCTCGCCGTACACCCGAGGCGCCGCCCGCTTCCTCGCCTTCGCCCGTGAGCTGGGCTTCAACGGCATCCAGCTCGGTCCCCAGGGGCAGACCTCCGAGTCCAATGCTTCGCCGTATGACGCGACCCTCTTCTCGCGAAACGTGCTCAATGTGCCGCTCGCCAATCTCACGCAGGAAGAGGGCGGCCGGCTGCTGAGTCCCGAGCGGCTCGCGGCGCTGATCTCCTCCCGCCCCACGGCAGCGGGGCCGGGTGAGCGCTACCGCTACGCCTTCCGAGCCTCCTACGCCGCGCTCGATGAGGCGTGGAGCACCTTCCAGCGCGAGCGGACCCGAGCGGATGCACGCCCCGCCCTTCGGGAGATGGCTCGGCGCTTCGAGGACTTCGAGAAGGAGCACCGGGGCTGGTTGCGGCGGGACGCCCTCTTCGAGGCGCTCTGTGTCGAGCACGGGCAGCGCGACTGGAGACGGTGGGCGGGGCAGGGAGAGGCGGCGCTCGATGCGCGGCTCTATGCCCCGGAGCTTGGAGAGGAAGCCGCGAGCGACGCCCGTCGCCAGGCGCTGCGCGTGAAGTACGCGGAGCTCCTCGAGCGCTACGCCTTTCATCAGTTCCTCGTCCATTCAGCCCACGACGAGCTGCGAGCCCGCTCGGCCCAGGCAGGGCTGAAGCTCTACGGCGACCTGCAGATCGGCTTCTCGCTGGAGGATGCCTGGTCGTGGCAGGGCCTCTTCCTGCGCACCTATCTGATGGGCGCTCCGCCCAGCCGCACCAACCCCGAGGGCCAGCCGTGGAACTACCCGGTGCTGGACCCGAACCGGTTCTTCGAGCCGCGGGAAGGTGCCTCGCCGGAGCATCGTGCCGGCCCCGTGCTGCGCTTCATGGACGCGCGCATGGACAAGATGCTCGGCGAGTATGACGGCATCCGCATCGACCATCCGCACGGGTTGGTGTGCCCCTGGGTCTACCGTGTCGAGCTGCCAGACAGGTTGCGCGCGGTGCAGACCGGCGCCCGCCTCTTCGACTCGCCGGACCTGATCGACCACCCGGAGCTGGCCCGCTACGCCATCGCCACGCCCGAGCAGCTCGACCCCTCGGCGCCGCGCCACGGCGATGGCTGGGTGCGCACGCTCACCCCGGAGCAGGTGCGCCAGTACAGCGTCCTCTTCGACACCATCGTCACCTCCGCGCGCCGCCACGGCCGCCAACTCACGGACCTGCTCGGCGAGGTGCTCAGCACGCAGCCCTATCCGCTCCAACGGGTGCTGGCGCAGTACGGCTTGGGCCGCTTCCGCGTCACCCAGAAGGCCAACCTGAAGGACCCGACCGACGTCTACCGCAGCGAGAATGCCGCCCCCGAGGACTGGGTCATGGTGGGCACCCACGACACGCCGCCCCTGTGGCGCGTCGCCGCCGCGTGGCGGGAGGCCGGCACGGACCGCGCGCAGGCCGAATACCTGGCGTGGCGCCTCCACCCCGAGCCCGAGGGACGCGAGGCCTTCGCGCGCCAGCTCGTGGAGGAGCCCGGGCTGCTGGTGCAGGCGAAGTTCGCCGACCTCTTCGCCAGCCGCGCGCGCAACGTGATGATCTTCTTCTCGGACCTGCTCGGGCTGCACGACGTCTACAACGCGCCCGGCACCGTCAACGAAGAGAACTGGACCCTGCGCGTCCCCTCCGACTACCCGCGCGAGTACCGCGAGAAGCGCGCCCGCCACGCTGCGCTCAACCTGCCCAAGGCCCTGGCCCTGGCCCTTCGCGCGGGAGGAACCGACTCCCGCGTGCGACACCGCGAGCTCATCGAAGGCCTGGAGCGCCTGGCCGCTGAACCGTAG
- a CDS encoding ADYC domain-containing protein — MGAKHVVGAAVAAWVAVGCGVSQPQVESTPSMDTAVAKLASPNGRNMNGRNMNGSFLNRMLVAVRYDGAKREGMSTPMDSVWLEGSVLHGLSDTEELSGLDFLKVRFTGELDNGQTVALRVDSATQGQGADQDIWSYGVSYQDPADGYWYPICTNADGSPAKAIALENRWDYRQGVEGGGSKIYDASAFTFACEGAALAKCVRFGYAPWRSLGGTSLEGHHQACTRMVRADFCGDGTSYTVDGNWVNLYDSMNVQVDSESWVAEAEWTSNGASCVTSKTRATSPIQCGSGMVVNDCGTNFSSGALLISETPPAQP; from the coding sequence ATGGGTGCTAAGCACGTGGTGGGGGCAGCGGTTGCTGCCTGGGTGGCGGTGGGGTGTGGCGTGTCGCAGCCTCAGGTGGAGTCCACCCCTTCGATGGATACGGCGGTGGCGAAGCTGGCCTCGCCCAATGGTCGGAATATGAACGGCCGGAACATGAACGGCTCGTTCCTCAACCGGATGCTCGTTGCGGTGCGGTATGACGGCGCCAAGCGCGAGGGCATGAGCACGCCGATGGACTCGGTGTGGCTGGAGGGCTCGGTGCTGCACGGCCTGAGCGACACCGAGGAGCTGTCCGGGCTGGATTTCCTGAAGGTTCGCTTCACCGGTGAGCTCGACAACGGCCAGACGGTGGCGCTGCGGGTCGACAGCGCGACTCAGGGCCAGGGCGCCGATCAGGACATCTGGAGCTACGGGGTCTCGTACCAGGATCCGGCCGACGGCTACTGGTACCCCATCTGCACCAACGCCGATGGCTCGCCCGCCAAGGCCATCGCCCTGGAGAACCGCTGGGACTACCGCCAGGGCGTGGAGGGCGGCGGCTCGAAGATCTACGACGCGAGCGCCTTCACCTTCGCGTGCGAGGGCGCGGCGCTCGCCAAGTGCGTGCGCTTCGGCTACGCCCCCTGGCGCTCGCTGGGCGGCACCAGCCTGGAGGGGCACCACCAGGCCTGCACCCGCATGGTGCGCGCGGACTTCTGCGGCGATGGCACCTCCTATACGGTGGATGGCAACTGGGTGAACCTCTACGACTCGATGAACGTGCAGGTGGATTCGGAGTCCTGGGTGGCCGAGGCCGAGTGGACGAGCAACGGTGCCAGCTGCGTTACCTCGAAGACGCGCGCCACCTCGCCCATCCAGTGCGGCTCGGGCATGGTGGTGAACGACTGCGGCACGAACTTCTCCTCGGGCGCGCTCCTCATCAGCGAGACTCCGCCGGCCCAGCCGTAG
- a CDS encoding efflux RND transporter permease subunit, protein MFISDFAISRPIVTITSMVALVIFGLVALANLQTDEFPDVQQPVVAVTIIYPGASPDVVEREIVEPIEDAIFSISGVDGTKTTSSAIDGLAQFTVFFDFEKDVQQATQDIRDAISTKRADLPQEMEEPILSRFDPADIPILSLTLTSDTLPATTLTRIADPMVVRELRSISGVAQVTVVGGIERELTVELKPAALQAAGLSVAEVVQALQFQNLAAPVGRITEALEEQTIRLKGRLESPLDFTNVVIAQRGGQSIRLGQVAEVRDGTEEPRTLSLFNGKQAVGIDVLKSKGYSTTDVADKIRERVKALEPKLPAGARLEIVRDAGTRVAAAVLNVQEALVEGAILTVLVVFLFLNSWRSTVITGLALPVSVLAAFISVWAFGFTLNTMSLLGLSLAIGILIDDAIVVRENIVRHIEMGKDHLTASREGTSEIGLAVAATTFSIVAVFVPIAFMYGVAGQWFKPFALTIACAVLVSLFVSFSLDPMLSAYWADPQVEHGARRGLISRALSRFNNWFDRQADNYKRVIAWALDHRIAMVLLAVGSFVGALMLQGMYGGAGFVPVSDNSEMEVLVETPPSSNLEYTRRKVEEVSRIISAHPEVAYTYSSIGTPLPLRSPGVDQALVYVRLKPKDTRELSQDALGHIMRGEVTKVGGAKVSVFTSGFGGAFKSIQLELRGPDANTLNSLAEKMMHEVEKVPGAVDVGLSTRGQKPELEVELRRGLAGQLGVTVGQVALSLRPAFAGLDSGDWVDPTGETRDVMVRLAPEARRSPSDLAQLPIVLPGGPNGAPVVLPLGQVADIRETVGPAQINHLNREKVVNIQANVQGRSLSEVLNDVTARLAKTQLPAGYVLSQGGEAADTEEVFTRVLTALIIAVVLMYLILVMQFGSFLDPIAILVSLPLSLIGVVLALLITGDTLNIMSLIGVILLMGIVAKNAILLIDFAKWSHEKGMPLRDALIEAGRIRLRPIMMTTLALIAGMVPVALGRGEGADFRAPLGRAVIGGVITSTFLTLLVIPTIYEILANTRSRLFGFFRRLSGRGTSGPTHGGGGEPRPVPQARQE, encoded by the coding sequence GTGTTCATCTCCGACTTCGCCATCTCACGCCCCATCGTCACCATCACCTCGATGGTGGCGCTGGTCATCTTCGGTCTCGTGGCCCTCGCCAACCTGCAGACCGACGAGTTCCCCGACGTCCAGCAGCCCGTCGTCGCCGTCACCATCATCTACCCGGGCGCCTCACCCGACGTGGTGGAGCGGGAGATCGTCGAGCCCATCGAGGACGCCATCTTCAGCATCAGCGGCGTGGATGGCACCAAGACGACCTCGAGCGCCATCGACGGCCTGGCCCAGTTCACCGTCTTCTTCGACTTCGAGAAGGACGTGCAGCAGGCCACGCAGGACATCCGGGACGCCATCTCCACCAAGCGCGCGGACCTGCCGCAGGAGATGGAGGAGCCCATCCTCTCGCGGTTCGACCCGGCGGACATTCCCATCCTCTCGCTGACGCTGACGTCCGACACGCTGCCGGCCACGACGCTCACGCGCATCGCGGACCCGATGGTGGTGCGCGAGCTGCGCTCCATCTCCGGCGTGGCGCAGGTGACGGTGGTGGGCGGCATCGAGCGCGAGCTGACGGTGGAGCTCAAGCCGGCGGCGCTCCAGGCGGCGGGGCTCTCGGTGGCGGAGGTGGTGCAGGCGCTCCAGTTCCAGAACCTCGCCGCGCCGGTGGGCCGCATCACCGAGGCGCTGGAGGAGCAGACCATCCGCCTCAAGGGCCGGCTGGAGAGCCCCCTGGACTTCACCAACGTCGTCATCGCCCAGCGCGGGGGCCAATCCATCCGGCTGGGACAGGTGGCCGAGGTGCGGGATGGCACGGAGGAGCCGCGCACGCTGTCGCTCTTCAACGGCAAGCAGGCGGTGGGCATCGACGTGCTGAAGTCCAAGGGCTACAGCACCACGGATGTGGCGGACAAGATCCGCGAGCGGGTGAAGGCGCTGGAGCCCAAGCTGCCCGCGGGCGCGCGGCTGGAGATCGTCCGCGACGCCGGCACGCGCGTGGCGGCCGCGGTGCTCAACGTGCAGGAGGCGCTCGTGGAGGGCGCCATCCTCACGGTGCTGGTGGTGTTCCTGTTCCTCAACTCGTGGCGCTCCACGGTGATTACGGGCCTGGCCCTGCCGGTGAGCGTGCTGGCGGCCTTCATCAGCGTGTGGGCGTTCGGCTTCACCCTCAACACCATGTCGCTGCTGGGCCTGTCGCTGGCCATCGGCATCCTCATCGATGACGCCATCGTGGTGCGCGAGAACATCGTGCGCCACATCGAGATGGGAAAGGACCACCTGACGGCCTCTCGCGAGGGCACCAGCGAGATTGGCCTGGCGGTGGCGGCCACCACCTTCTCCATCGTGGCGGTGTTCGTCCCCATCGCCTTCATGTACGGGGTGGCCGGGCAGTGGTTCAAGCCGTTCGCCCTCACCATCGCGTGCGCGGTGCTGGTGTCGCTCTTCGTGAGCTTCTCGCTGGACCCGATGCTCTCGGCGTACTGGGCCGACCCCCAGGTGGAGCATGGGGCGCGGCGGGGCCTCATCTCGCGGGCGCTCTCGCGCTTCAACAATTGGTTCGACCGGCAGGCGGACAACTACAAGCGCGTCATCGCCTGGGCGCTGGACCACCGGATCGCCATGGTGCTGCTGGCGGTCGGCTCGTTCGTGGGCGCGCTGATGCTGCAGGGCATGTACGGCGGCGCGGGCTTCGTGCCGGTGAGCGACAACAGCGAGATGGAAGTGCTGGTGGAGACGCCTCCCAGCTCCAACCTGGAGTACACGCGGCGCAAGGTGGAGGAGGTATCTCGCATCATCTCCGCACACCCGGAGGTGGCCTATACGTACTCCTCCATCGGCACGCCGCTGCCGCTGCGCTCGCCGGGCGTGGACCAGGCGCTGGTGTACGTGCGGCTGAAGCCCAAGGACACGCGCGAGCTGAGCCAGGACGCGCTGGGCCACATCATGCGCGGCGAGGTGACGAAGGTGGGTGGGGCGAAGGTGTCCGTCTTCACCAGCGGCTTCGGCGGGGCGTTCAAGTCCATCCAGCTCGAGCTGCGCGGGCCGGACGCCAATACGCTCAACAGCCTGGCCGAGAAGATGATGCACGAGGTGGAGAAGGTGCCGGGCGCGGTGGACGTGGGCCTGTCCACGCGCGGGCAGAAGCCAGAGCTGGAGGTGGAGCTGCGGCGCGGGCTGGCGGGGCAGCTGGGGGTGACGGTGGGGCAGGTGGCGCTGTCGCTGCGGCCGGCCTTCGCGGGCCTGGACTCGGGCGACTGGGTGGACCCCACGGGTGAGACGCGCGACGTGATGGTCCGGCTGGCACCCGAGGCCCGCAGGAGCCCGAGCGATCTCGCGCAGCTGCCAATCGTGCTCCCCGGAGGCCCGAACGGCGCGCCGGTGGTGCTGCCCCTCGGACAGGTAGCGGACATCCGCGAGACGGTGGGCCCCGCGCAGATCAACCACCTCAACCGTGAGAAGGTCGTCAACATCCAGGCGAACGTGCAGGGGCGCTCGCTGTCGGAGGTGCTCAATGATGTGACGGCGCGGCTGGCGAAGACGCAGCTGCCGGCGGGCTATGTGCTCTCGCAGGGTGGAGAAGCGGCGGACACGGAGGAGGTGTTCACTCGCGTGCTGACAGCGCTGATCATCGCTGTGGTGCTGATGTACCTCATCCTGGTGATGCAGTTCGGCTCGTTCCTGGATCCGATCGCCATCCTCGTCTCGCTGCCGCTGTCGCTCATCGGCGTGGTGCTGGCGCTGCTCATCACCGGCGACACGCTGAACATCATGAGCCTTATTGGCGTCATCCTGCTCATGGGCATCGTGGCCAAGAACGCCATCTTGCTCATCGACTTCGCCAAGTGGTCCCACGAGAAGGGGATGCCGCTGCGCGACGCGCTCATCGAGGCGGGGCGCATCCGTCTGCGGCCCATCATGATGACGACGCTGGCGCTTATCGCCGGCATGGTGCCGGTGGCGCTGGGCCGCGGCGAGGGCGCGGACTTCCGCGCGCCGCTGGGCCGCGCGGTGATTGGCGGCGTCATCACCTCGACCTTCCTGACGCTGCTGGTGATTCCGACGATCTACGAGATCCTCGCCAACACGCGCTCGAGGCTCTTCGGCTTCTTCCGGCGCTTGTCCGGGCGGGGCACGTCGGGCCCGACCCATGGTGGAGGCGGTGAGCCCCGCCCGGTGCCTCAGGCCCGGCAGGAGTAA
- a CDS encoding AMIN-like domain-containing (lipo)protein, producing the protein MTQVKVFSRWMQPLWLAGCLVVAGCSKKEEPAPPPVQTVPATPEARDSAPPLSPPPPPPSGEANPPAPSEPAPTPAPSDTAPPTPAPTGSVAPEDAKNREWTANDVKLERTGFPPVTLRSVREARNEGFDRVVFEFNGTQVPGYRIEYVDKPVHHCASGNEIPVAGQGVLQVSLTPAQAHEGGQVTVAERERKSSLPVIQELKLTCDFEGEVTWVLGNASPKKYRVMELREPTRLVVDVQH; encoded by the coding sequence ATGACGCAGGTGAAGGTGTTCTCCCGGTGGATGCAGCCCCTCTGGCTGGCGGGCTGTCTGGTGGTTGCGGGGTGCAGCAAGAAGGAGGAGCCAGCGCCTCCGCCCGTGCAGACCGTGCCGGCCACGCCCGAGGCGCGGGACTCCGCGCCCCCGCTCTCGCCCCCTCCCCCACCGCCCTCGGGTGAGGCGAATCCGCCCGCGCCCTCGGAGCCGGCGCCCACCCCGGCGCCCTCGGACACCGCCCCGCCGACGCCGGCCCCGACGGGCTCGGTGGCGCCCGAGGATGCGAAGAACCGCGAGTGGACGGCGAACGACGTGAAGCTGGAGCGCACGGGCTTTCCGCCGGTGACGCTGCGCTCGGTGCGCGAGGCCCGCAACGAGGGCTTCGATCGGGTGGTGTTCGAGTTCAACGGGACGCAGGTGCCCGGCTACCGCATCGAGTACGTGGACAAGCCGGTCCACCACTGCGCCTCGGGGAACGAGATTCCGGTGGCGGGCCAGGGCGTGCTCCAGGTGAGCCTCACCCCTGCCCAGGCGCACGAAGGCGGCCAGGTGACAGTGGCCGAGCGGGAGCGCAAGTCCTCGCTGCCGGTCATCCAGGAGCTGAAGCTCACCTGCGACTTCGAGGGCGAGGTGACGTGGGTGCTCGGTAACGCGAGCCCGAAGAAGTACCGGGTGATGGAGTTGCGCGAGCCCACCCGCCTCGTGGTGGACGTGCAGCACTGA